The proteins below come from a single Ignavibacteria bacterium genomic window:
- a CDS encoding OmpH family outer membrane protein, with protein sequence MKKYAFLVSLFFFGLTQLSHAQLKIGYVDSDTIMDKLPDAQDAQQKLDALIKDWQTELNKLEKDWKDKYDDYEKRKLIMSDQTRAETEAELVKLEEKMNDYRQKKFGTNGELFQKQDEVMKPIQNRVFDAIKKVAEEQDLDFVFDRSGDVLFLYAKEKYDITNLVLQKLK encoded by the coding sequence ATGAAAAAATATGCTTTTTTAGTTTCTCTATTCTTTTTCGGTTTAACTCAGCTGTCACATGCGCAGTTAAAGATCGGCTACGTCGATTCTGATACTATCATGGACAAGCTGCCCGATGCGCAGGACGCCCAGCAGAAACTGGACGCTCTTATTAAGGACTGGCAGACCGAGCTCAATAAGCTCGAAAAGGACTGGAAAGATAAGTACGACGATTATGAAAAGCGCAAGCTTATCATGAGCGATCAGACCAGGGCTGAAACTGAAGCTGAACTGGTTAAGCTTGAAGAGAAAATGAACGACTACAGGCAGAAAAAATTCGGCACCAACGGTGAACTCTTCCAGAAGCAGGACGAAGTGATGAAACCGATACAAAACAGGGTCTTTGACGCAATTAAAAAAGTTGCCGAGGAACAGGACCTCGATTTTGTATTTGACAGAAGCGGCGACGTCCTCTTCCTCTATGCCAAGGAAAAATACGATATTACTAATCTTGTGCTACAAAAATTAAAATAA
- a CDS encoding OmpH family outer membrane protein, which translates to MKKFLLITAVLLTGSISLFAQTTAPAAQKIGFVDSQTMLKALPEAIKAQGDLDDLTKQYYAHVDSLTGQLQQMYNDFQKQQAKMNPNQQKDAQQKFVTKQQELENFKQQKFGQQGELAKKSDELFAPIKERILKGIQDVAKDEGMNFVFDKTGDVVLLYADTTYDITYKVLDKLKRGK; encoded by the coding sequence GTGAAAAAATTCCTTTTAATTACAGCTGTATTACTTACCGGATCAATTAGTTTGTTTGCCCAGACAACGGCTCCTGCTGCCCAGAAGATCGGCTTTGTCGATTCTCAGACAATGCTTAAAGCTCTCCCGGAAGCCATCAAGGCACAGGGAGACCTGGACGACCTGACAAAACAATATTATGCTCACGTCGACAGCCTTACAGGACAGCTTCAGCAGATGTACAACGATTTCCAGAAGCAGCAGGCTAAAATGAACCCCAATCAGCAGAAAGATGCACAGCAGAAATTTGTAACCAAACAGCAGGAACTTGAAAACTTCAAACAGCAGAAATTCGGCCAGCAGGGCGAACTCGCTAAAAAATCAGATGAACTTTTTGCCCCGATAAAAGAAAGAATCTTAAAAGGGATTCAGGACGTTGCAAAAGATGAAGGCATGAACTTCGTATTTGACAAGACCGGTGATGTGGTTCTCCTTTATGCAGATACAACTTATGACATTACCTACAAAGTGCTCGACAAACTTAAAAGAGGAAAATAA
- the bamA gene encoding outer membrane protein assembly factor BamA, protein MTKIRFNTPFLSGLVALFIAFTLTSHAQMNRTQYKVLGISVQGNKSADASTIIANSGLKVGDEIDIPGDQTINAIRHLWSLNIFSDVQILIDKQLENGVFLLIKVAEFPRVEKVVFEGNDDVSEKDIEGKVSFVRGQILKPQDLYNAKTRIQGLYDEEGLLNAKINILRYSFLGADTTDDEIKATWRNNADFSDEYTTTYEIKENPTNLVSKLKERILVKFKIDEGGKVTVREIAFNGNNSLSAGDLKGSFKETSEAKWWKFWSSAKLNKKKFEEDEKLLVDYYKSQGFRDMEILSDSLIFSNGKKDVKILINVAEGPQYKIRNINWDGNTVYKTDVLNDRLGLKKGDLYNYEKFQQNLRGNEKQNDVAALYQDNGYLMSNFRANEIKVGQDSVDLDITVTEGNQFKIGRIDIQGNDKTEDKVVRRELYTIPSNYFSRTAVMTSLQQLANLQYFNVEKLYKEGANPVPVTDSTVNITYSVEEKSSDYLNASIGYSGSFGFSGSVGVTLTNFSLAHPFQMGGGQVLNFNWQFGVGNYYRTFTLGFTEPWLYDSPTLLGFEVFDTRQAYYYDLSQYGGSVRLGRRLTWPDHYFNVQGTFKYQNNDIKNGGGYYKEGKSEQYTIGATISRKDIDNPIFPSQGSSVVLDAELSGGAFLPGDLNYYKTQFKAEWYKRLFNTNRIALYTVADLGYMNEFDQQTREKINPFEKFFMGGNGLVIATTPLRGYDDRTIGPKNILGDNLGGNVMTRYTMELRAALALEPIPIYILGFAEAGNVWANISHDTNLFDLKRSAGVGARILINPIGLIGFDFGYGFDRKSVDGKEPAWLFHFQFGRGF, encoded by the coding sequence ATGACAAAAATTCGTTTTAATACACCGTTTTTATCCGGTCTAGTGGCTTTATTTATAGCTTTTACGCTTACTTCACACGCCCAGATGAACAGAACTCAATACAAAGTTCTCGGAATCTCTGTCCAGGGCAATAAATCAGCCGATGCTTCCACAATTATTGCCAACAGCGGCCTTAAAGTGGGCGATGAGATAGATATACCAGGCGACCAGACAATAAACGCTATCAGGCACCTCTGGAGCCTTAACATATTTTCAGATGTACAGATTTTAATAGACAAACAGCTCGAAAACGGAGTCTTCCTTTTAATTAAGGTTGCAGAGTTCCCCAGAGTCGAAAAGGTGGTCTTCGAGGGCAACGACGACGTTAGCGAAAAGGATATTGAAGGCAAAGTAAGCTTTGTAAGAGGACAGATCCTTAAACCACAGGACCTCTATAACGCAAAGACAAGAATTCAGGGGCTTTACGATGAAGAAGGGCTCCTTAATGCCAAAATAAATATCTTAAGATACAGCTTCCTCGGCGCCGACACGACGGATGACGAAATAAAGGCAACATGGCGCAATAATGCGGATTTTTCTGATGAGTATACAACCACTTACGAAATTAAGGAAAACCCTACGAACCTCGTTTCCAAGCTGAAAGAAAGGATACTTGTAAAATTCAAGATCGACGAGGGAGGCAAGGTTACTGTAAGGGAAATCGCATTTAACGGCAATAACTCACTCTCTGCCGGCGACCTTAAGGGCTCCTTTAAGGAAACCTCAGAGGCTAAATGGTGGAAGTTCTGGAGCAGCGCAAAGCTGAATAAGAAAAAATTTGAGGAAGATGAAAAGCTCCTGGTCGACTACTACAAGTCGCAGGGCTTCCGCGATATGGAAATTCTCTCAGATTCCCTTATCTTCAGCAATGGGAAAAAAGACGTTAAGATTTTAATAAATGTTGCAGAAGGCCCGCAGTATAAGATCAGAAACATCAACTGGGATGGTAACACCGTCTATAAGACCGACGTCTTGAATGACCGCCTCGGCTTAAAGAAAGGCGACCTCTATAATTATGAAAAATTCCAGCAGAACCTGCGCGGAAATGAAAAACAGAACGACGTTGCAGCCCTCTACCAGGATAACGGATACCTGATGAGCAACTTCAGGGCAAATGAGATAAAAGTGGGTCAGGATTCTGTGGACCTGGATATCACGGTAACAGAAGGCAACCAGTTCAAGATCGGCAGAATTGACATTCAGGGCAATGATAAGACCGAAGACAAGGTCGTCAGACGCGAGCTTTATACGATTCCCTCGAATTACTTCAGCAGAACTGCCGTTATGACCAGCCTTCAGCAGCTGGCTAACCTGCAGTACTTTAACGTTGAAAAGCTTTACAAGGAAGGAGCCAACCCGGTTCCTGTAACCGACAGCACGGTTAATATTACCTATTCAGTCGAAGAAAAGTCCAGCGATTACCTGAATGCTTCAATCGGATACTCGGGCAGCTTCGGCTTCTCGGGCTCAGTTGGCGTTACGCTTACTAACTTCTCTCTTGCCCACCCTTTCCAGATGGGCGGCGGACAGGTGCTGAATTTCAACTGGCAGTTCGGCGTGGGTAACTATTACAGAACTTTCACACTCGGCTTTACCGAACCATGGCTTTATGACAGCCCGACACTCTTGGGCTTCGAGGTTTTTGATACAAGACAGGCTTACTACTACGACTTAAGCCAGTACGGCGGCTCGGTAAGGCTCGGTAGACGCCTGACATGGCCCGATCACTATTTTAACGTTCAGGGTACATTTAAGTATCAGAATAACGACATTAAAAATGGCGGCGGATACTACAAGGAAGGTAAATCAGAACAGTATACTATCGGCGCTACAATAAGCAGAAAAGATATTGATAACCCGATCTTCCCTTCCCAGGGTTCTTCTGTAGTTCTGGACGCTGAGCTCTCGGGCGGCGCATTTCTGCCGGGCGACCTTAATTACTATAAGACCCAGTTTAAGGCCGAATGGTATAAGAGGCTTTTCAATACAAACCGTATAGCTTTATACACGGTTGCAGACCTTGGCTACATGAATGAATTCGACCAGCAGACCAGAGAGAAGATTAACCCGTTTGAAAAGTTCTTCATGGGCGGTAACGGCCTCGTAATTGCAACTACACCTTTAAGAGGCTACGACGACAGAACAATCGGCCCAAAGAACATTCTTGGAGACAACCTTGGCGGTAACGTCATGACGCGTTACACCATGGAATTAAGAGCCGCTCTTGCCCTGGAACCGATTCCAATCTACATCCTGGGCTTTGCCGAGGCTGGAAACGTCTGGGCTAACATCAGCCACGATACGAACCTCTTCGACCTGAAGCGTTCGGCCGGCGTGGGCGCAAGAATTTTGATCAACCCGATAGGTCTTATCGGCTTCGACTTCGGTTACGGATTTGACAGAAAAAGCGTAGACGGAAAAGAGCCGGCATGGCTCTTCCACTTCCAGTTCGGCCGTGGATTCTAA
- a CDS encoding isoprenyl transferase: MAKEEKDLDLKAQNSLKKSGDIPEHIAIIMDGNGRWARKRGLPRAAGHKQGVETVRDIVKACVGLGVRYLTLYTFSTENWKRPKDEITTLMRLIVKSLQNETNELHANGVRLSTIGNRDSLPDVVRQELEQAVEKTSGNTKLTLNLALSYSGRWEIMEAAKKIGQMVKEGQIRSEDVTESLFSSLLTTKDIPDPDLLIRSGGEFRISNFLLWQIAYSEIFITDVLWPEFKRQHLYEAIKDYQKRERRFGLVSEQISRTSKV; the protein is encoded by the coding sequence TTGGCAAAAGAAGAAAAAGATTTAGACTTAAAGGCTCAGAATTCATTAAAAAAGTCCGGCGATATTCCCGAACACATTGCAATTATTATGGACGGGAATGGCAGGTGGGCACGCAAGCGGGGCTTGCCGAGAGCCGCAGGTCACAAACAGGGCGTTGAGACCGTGCGGGATATTGTCAAGGCATGCGTCGGCCTGGGTGTCAGATATCTCACCCTTTACACTTTTTCCACTGAAAACTGGAAAAGACCTAAAGATGAAATCACTACTCTAATGAGACTGATTGTAAAAAGTCTTCAGAACGAGACCAATGAGCTTCATGCAAATGGGGTTAGGCTTTCAACTATCGGCAACAGGGATTCACTTCCTGATGTCGTGCGCCAGGAATTGGAGCAGGCAGTAGAAAAGACTTCAGGCAATACAAAGCTGACGTTAAATCTTGCTTTAAGCTACAGCGGGCGCTGGGAGATTATGGAAGCCGCAAAAAAGATCGGACAGATGGTAAAAGAAGGTCAAATCCGGTCCGAAGACGTAACAGAGTCTCTTTTTTCCTCTTTATTGACCACGAAAGATATTCCTGATCCGGATCTGCTCATCAGAAGCGGCGGGGAATTTCGTATCAGCAACTTTTTACTTTGGCAGATTGCGTATTCGGAAATTTTTATAACAGATGTACTTTGGCCTGAATTCAAACGCCAGCATCTTTATGAAGCCATAAAAGACTACCAGAAAAGGGAACGCAGGTTCGGCCTTGTCAGTGAACAAATATCCAGAACTTCAAAGGTTTAA
- the lexA gene encoding transcriptional repressor LexA, with protein sequence MKNKLTDRQEDILNFIQSYIDQNGYAPTLREIGKHFSISSTFGVKRHLDALSKKGYLNIGSNISRALSLTNLRTEEDYLKKPQPVTEEIFQGFRQVPVVGRVAAGMPILAVENIDGSVVIDSSVVKHSSGCFALKVKGDSMINAGIFEGDLIIISPKKDAVNGEIVVALLGDEATVKRFEKRGDEVFLIPENSSYPPIAVRHREDFSIVGKVVGVIRWYN encoded by the coding sequence ATGAAAAACAAGCTGACTGACAGGCAAGAAGATATACTGAATTTCATTCAGAGCTATATCGATCAGAACGGGTATGCTCCTACGCTGAGGGAAATAGGCAAGCACTTCTCTATATCCTCAACTTTCGGAGTAAAAAGACACCTGGATGCTTTAAGTAAAAAGGGGTACCTGAACATCGGAAGCAACATCAGCCGTGCACTTTCCCTTACAAACCTCAGGACAGAGGAGGATTACTTAAAGAAACCGCAGCCCGTAACAGAAGAAATCTTCCAGGGCTTCAGGCAGGTTCCTGTAGTAGGACGCGTGGCAGCAGGAATGCCGATTCTGGCAGTTGAAAATATTGACGGGAGCGTTGTTATAGATTCCTCCGTTGTCAAGCACAGTTCCGGTTGCTTTGCACTTAAGGTAAAAGGCGACAGTATGATCAATGCCGGGATCTTTGAAGGTGACCTGATCATTATCTCCCCTAAGAAAGATGCCGTTAACGGTGAGATTGTTGTGGCCCTCCTGGGAGATGAGGCAACGGTAAAAAGATTCGAAAAAAGAGGCGACGAGGTCTTTTTAATACCTGAAAACAGCAGCTATCCACCTATCGCAGTCCGCCATAGGGAGGATTTTTCAATAGTGGGTAAAGTAGTCGGTGTTATCAGATGGTATAACTAA
- the menD gene encoding 2-succinyl-5-enolpyruvyl-6-hydroxy-3-cyclohexene-1-carboxylic-acid synthase: MKIKVNRNSLWSEIFVKELADNGVKYACISPGSRNTPLTVAFSQNKNIKTHILVDERSNGFFALGLARATKTPVALVCTSGTAVAEFYPAIIEAFQQNIPLIVLTADRPPELQDCGANQTIHQNNIYKNHICWFRNAGLPGVSLKKLSHVRALAKKAFFESSSKGPVHVNFPFRKPLEPFTFTDEVNEEVLQKLALEQPCENGLIDTLSEKRTAGKSLAEKIYEKLKAAQKCIILAGPDDPVDSFACSLQHMASLFSLPILADGASQLRYGSHDKRNVFINFEGCLRSGEFSKKIEPELILHFGRTMTSKGIEMFLEGTSAEYYIINERGSIFDPFGKTTAVLAMDSCEFLSNIIKKAESEGFKREESSWLEVFKSAEVTAEELKKESILKAPFPFEGRIFTEAVSLMPQNSNLMISNSMPVRDLDYFSPKTEMQINVYNNRGASGIDGITSTALGIASAAMNPTVLITGDLAFYYDLNGLLASKKYSIPLVVVLINNDGGGIFEMLPVSGYEENLFREYFQTPHELDFSHFVKGYSGDFWEISDWQGFRNAFARALKSRRLSVLHIRTDSKKSVSLRRRFWKEVAESIA; encoded by the coding sequence ATGAAAATAAAAGTTAATCGTAATAGCCTTTGGTCAGAAATATTTGTTAAGGAGTTAGCTGATAACGGTGTTAAATATGCTTGTATTTCCCCCGGATCCAGAAACACACCTTTGACTGTAGCTTTCAGCCAAAATAAAAATATTAAAACACACATACTAGTTGACGAACGCTCAAACGGCTTTTTTGCACTCGGGCTGGCCAGGGCCACAAAGACCCCGGTTGCACTCGTATGTACTTCAGGTACCGCCGTGGCTGAGTTTTATCCGGCAATAATTGAGGCTTTTCAGCAGAATATACCTTTAATTGTCCTGACGGCTGACCGACCCCCGGAACTGCAGGACTGCGGGGCAAACCAGACTATTCATCAGAATAATATTTATAAAAACCATATCTGCTGGTTCCGTAATGCCGGGCTTCCGGGCGTGAGCCTGAAAAAACTTTCACACGTCAGGGCTCTGGCTAAAAAGGCTTTCTTTGAAAGCTCTTCCAAAGGCCCGGTGCATGTAAACTTCCCGTTCAGAAAGCCTCTTGAACCTTTTACTTTTACAGATGAAGTAAATGAGGAGGTGCTTCAAAAGCTGGCTTTGGAACAACCTTGTGAAAATGGGCTTATTGATACCCTGTCTGAAAAAAGAACTGCCGGAAAAAGCCTTGCAGAAAAGATCTATGAAAAGCTGAAAGCTGCTCAAAAATGCATTATACTTGCCGGGCCTGACGACCCGGTTGATAGTTTCGCCTGCAGCCTGCAGCATATGGCTTCTTTGTTCAGCCTTCCAATACTTGCCGACGGAGCCTCACAGCTCCGCTACGGAAGCCACGACAAGCGTAATGTTTTCATCAACTTTGAAGGTTGCCTGCGCTCTGGAGAATTCTCAAAGAAAATTGAACCTGAACTGATACTTCACTTCGGGCGCACAATGACTTCCAAAGGAATTGAGATGTTCCTTGAGGGGACTTCGGCCGAGTACTACATTATTAACGAAAGAGGCAGCATTTTTGATCCTTTCGGCAAAACCACGGCCGTTCTTGCCATGGACTCATGTGAGTTCTTGAGTAACATCATAAAAAAAGCCGAAAGCGAAGGCTTTAAGCGCGAGGAGTCTTCCTGGCTGGAAGTCTTCAAGAGTGCAGAAGTCACAGCCGAAGAGCTGAAAAAAGAGAGCATATTGAAGGCTCCTTTCCCATTCGAAGGAAGGATATTTACTGAGGCCGTTAGCCTTATGCCTCAGAATTCAAACCTTATGATCTCCAACAGCATGCCGGTGCGCGACCTGGATTACTTCTCGCCAAAAACGGAAATGCAAATTAACGTCTATAACAACAGGGGCGCAAGCGGAATTGACGGGATCACCTCTACCGCCCTCGGAATTGCATCTGCTGCAATGAACCCTACGGTACTAATTACAGGAGACCTGGCTTTTTATTATGACCTTAATGGGCTTCTGGCATCGAAAAAATATTCCATACCTCTCGTTGTAGTGCTCATAAATAACGACGGGGGCGGCATTTTCGAGATGCTCCCTGTTTCGGGCTATGAGGAGAACCTTTTCCGTGAATATTTCCAGACACCCCATGAGCTGGATTTCTCGCACTTTGTTAAAGGCTATAGCGGTGACTTTTGGGAAATTTCAGACTGGCAGGGTTTCAGGAACGCGTTTGCACGGGCTCTTAAAAGCCGCAGGCTCTCAGTGCTTCACATAAGAACGGATTCCAAAAAGTCTGTCAGCTTAAGAAGGCGCTTCTGGAAAGAAGTTGCAGAATCCATCGCCTGA
- a CDS encoding isochorismate synthase, whose protein sequence is MIEKIKKLSFGYEKSFYWEKPSEGTSALALGELVSISESGKGRFAAIEKKIKTLREGFISNWDETGIDQIPLFVGGMKFTPENHTEIWENYSDANWFVPKVLIYSRGNEKVVVTNFLLSNEVSKDRLVNEFELRMTHIFSPKEAAPQSACPRVAAVTGNTPKDKKKWMESVKKAIATIESGELQKIVLSRQIELKLTEEPNVYSLLGHLKENYPECYLFSFHSGKSTFFGASPEKLIKVNGEYIEADALAGSAPRGKDENEDRQFEEGLLKSDKDILEHNTVINYLQELFKEYSTEVSFEASPRIKKLKNIQHLWTPVKVRLSSSHRIFAIMEGLHPTPAVCGVPQADAMNVIKKMEDYHRGMYAGIVGWFNFKKEGEFAVAIRSALLKGRKLYAFAGGGIVEGSDPAAEYKETELKLKPILALFDNENKS, encoded by the coding sequence ATGATCGAAAAGATTAAAAAGCTGTCTTTTGGCTATGAAAAATCGTTTTACTGGGAAAAACCCAGCGAAGGTACTTCAGCTCTTGCCCTGGGCGAGCTTGTCTCAATAAGCGAAAGCGGCAAGGGAAGATTTGCAGCAATTGAAAAGAAGATTAAAACTTTAAGAGAGGGTTTTATCTCCAACTGGGATGAAACCGGTATAGACCAGATCCCACTGTTTGTGGGGGGAATGAAATTTACGCCGGAAAACCACACCGAGATATGGGAAAACTATTCAGACGCCAACTGGTTTGTACCCAAGGTGCTCATTTACTCCCGCGGGAATGAAAAAGTGGTAGTAACCAATTTCCTCTTATCCAATGAGGTCTCAAAAGACAGGCTTGTAAATGAGTTCGAACTCAGAATGACGCATATCTTCTCACCAAAAGAAGCTGCACCGCAGTCTGCATGCCCCAGGGTTGCCGCAGTTACGGGCAATACGCCTAAAGACAAGAAAAAGTGGATGGAAAGCGTAAAGAAAGCCATTGCCACCATCGAATCGGGAGAATTGCAGAAAATTGTGCTCTCAAGGCAGATTGAGCTGAAATTAACCGAAGAGCCAAATGTTTATTCCCTTCTCGGGCATCTGAAAGAAAACTATCCGGAGTGCTACCTCTTTTCATTCCATTCCGGTAAATCGACCTTCTTCGGCGCTTCTCCTGAAAAGCTCATAAAGGTAAACGGAGAATATATTGAAGCCGATGCTCTTGCAGGCTCTGCACCAAGGGGTAAAGATGAAAATGAGGACAGACAGTTTGAAGAGGGGCTGCTTAAGAGCGACAAGGACATTCTTGAGCACAATACGGTTATTAATTACCTTCAGGAACTCTTTAAGGAGTATTCCACAGAGGTAAGCTTTGAGGCATCCCCAAGGATAAAAAAACTTAAGAACATACAGCACCTGTGGACCCCGGTAAAGGTCAGGCTCAGCTCCTCTCACAGAATATTTGCAATCATGGAAGGGCTTCATCCCACGCCCGCAGTCTGCGGTGTGCCGCAGGCAGATGCCATGAACGTGATAAAGAAAATGGAGGACTACCACAGGGGAATGTATGCTGGAATCGTAGGCTGGTTCAACTTCAAAAAAGAAGGTGAATTTGCCGTAGCCATCAGAAGCGCACTCTTAAAAGGCAGGAAACTATATGCCTTCGCGGGCGGCGGAATTGTTGAAGGCTCCGACCCGGCAGCAGAATACAAGGAAACAGAACTTAAACTAAAGCCAATTCTGGCGCTTTTTGATAATGAAAATAAAAGTTAA